Below is a genomic region from Trichoderma asperellum chromosome 2, complete sequence.
GCCCTGGCGCAGCTCCTCCAGACCCACCAAGACTCCCTCaaggccgctgccgccacgATTGAGCTCAATTTTGGGAGCCTTGAGCTTGCCTTCTGAGAGCAGCTTCTCCGAAATGTCCCTAAACTTCTTTGCGAATCCGTTGTCTTCAGGTTTGCCTTCGCTGGAAATACCTCTCTGGAATGGGTTTCCAAAGACGCTGTAGGCCATAGTCACGCCAGCTTCAATGTTGGGGTTGATGGCGTGAATGTCATCGATATTGGGGGGAAGGAGCAGGCCCAGCTTTCCACCCTTTGGCGAGATAGCGGCTGCGCTGATCTTTACGGAACTTGCTTCAGAGATGCAGTCCCACACGAGGGCCAGCTCGCcgcctgcagcagcgatAATGTCTCCGACAACGGTGGGTGAGTTGTAATCGAAGACAGCGTCGGCTCCCAGAGACTTTAGGTAGTCAAAGTTTCTTGGGCTGGCAGTTGTGATGACCTTGTATCCGGAGAGCTTGGCGTACTGGATACCCCAAAGGCCAGATGCAGTGCTTCCACCGTAGATGAGAATTGGAGTGCCTGTGGTTATGGGGTTTGTCGGTAGCTGCAGCTTCAGGTTTTGATATAGACCTTGGCCCTAAATAGTGTGGAGAGGACAGACAATATATCAGCAAACCGAGAACCAAAACTATTGAATGTTCTTCAGTAGGTGTTTATCCACTTACAACGGTGAAAACTGACACTCCCAGAGTCGCTCCCTCTTCATCGCTTAGGGGGTTGTGGAATTGGACGTCTGCCTGAGTGAGTAAGTACTCTCCATATGAGCCATCCTCTTTCTGAAGAATATTTCTACAATTCCCACGTTAGTACCCGACGAAATCTGCTCACTGCCATATCTTTTCTGTCGAAACAAACAGAGATCAGAGCGGACGACTTACGCTCCAGGGCTGAGGCCAGCAATCCTATCGCCAACCTTAAAATTGGTAACTCCAGCACCGACCTCCACGACCTCGCCCGCAAAATCGCATCCGATTTTTGTGCCAATTGTCTCCTCCTTTTCGCTGTAAAGGCCCTTCCAGTCGGTGGGATTGATAGAAACAGCCTTTGTCTTGACAATTACATGGCCATCGCGAACCTTTGGGGTTGGTCCCTCTTGGATAACTCCCTTGCCCGGAGCTACCTTGATAATAGCCTTGCTCGTCTGAGGTGCTCccatgatgatgctgttggcAGGAATTGAGTACGTCCTTGGGTGAAAGGGTGAATTGCTCGGTTTAGTTAAAGAGGTGAGTATGGACAATGGTCTACGAATCGAGCTTGCGACATGTTTCATCTTATACATTTTCTTTGTGCGGAGTAATAACTCATAACACCGATTCGTGTGGTGGATCTAACCCCTTCTCGAATGATAGCTGGTTGCGTGACTGCCCGCCCAgggatggaggagatgaCGCTATATTTCTAAGCAATTTGCCGAGGCGATCTAGATTAGGAAACAAAGACTAGATCTAGCGAGTGTGTATACATATTCAATGGCAActaaaaaagaatgaaaagcATCGctagtagctttttaaacAATTTGAATTTCAAGATTACTGGCCGTTCATCATTGCCTGCATCTGGCAATTATGTCTATCTAATATTACCAGTAAGAGGTTACTCTAGTTGTAATACGCGGCGGCACGCCAATGCTAACAATATTGACATCAAGAATATTTGCCGTGGCTAAATGTGACTTTAGCCCCTCTTGCTGGGCTGAATCTCTactaaacaaaaaaaactgACAGTTTTAGTTTTAGCTCGGAGGGTAGATCCGGCGGATGGCGGGGAAAGATGTCGTATTACAAATGAGAGAACTGTCGTATTATTCAATCAAGGATTATTCAGTAGTCGGAATTTAATCGGTCAGCCAGGTGCTAGTGAGAGCCGAGAGAGTCTCTTTCGGCCTCTTATCTCCTAGCAGTTTCGGCGATTCGGCAAGACCACAGTGGGTATATATCGTTGGTGGCATCGGAGGCGAATTGGGCCTTCTATTGGCCAGAATGAGTGAAATATATTACACCGCATACTTCGTTTCACATATAAAAAATTCACCGCGGCCAACTGGCGGTGTTTTTCTTCCGCCCTGTTGGGTCGATTATTTCCTCTCTTAAGTCCGCATTGAATATCCATCAAACGAATCTTTTCCTCATTCGGTCTGGGCATCCTGCTGGCTGCGGATGAAGATTGGGCAGCTTCCTCATCCAATTCTAGTTGAAGGTGATGGTAATTCGACTCATCCAATGGCAGTACCCATAATTGAATAGACTACGCGGCAAGCGAAGGCAAGCGAAGGCAAGCCTCGGCTGGTGTCAAAGTGACCCACGCCTGACTGTCACTGATATCATTCATTCCCTTTCAACTTATATCGATATACTATTTATAGCATGTCTAACTCGATTACTTTGAAGAGTGAAGCTACGAAGTATCAATCTTCTAATATGCGCAAAGAGAAACGTTTGGCGCCAAGAGTTGGCCACCTCTCTCATTTGAACAACTGCCATTTGTGGTTATGGGATGTTTTTGGAACATCAAATAAGTAACGAAAGGCGGCTAGTGTTGATATATAAGGCTGAGAATGGTTCGAGTAAGACGAAGCCAAGTCTATGTACTTTACACATGTCGTTCATTGTCGTGATGATTATTGTCGATATTCCTCTACGCGCATAAAACATGGAAACATAACCTAGAGTAGGCATATCGTTCTTAACTGGAAAGTAGCTAGTAGAACTGAGAGCCGTAAAAATTAAACAGGATATCCTTTAAGGAATTGCACTTAGTTTTAGAGGTTTGAGCGATTATACTAGCGGTCTAgggtaattttttaagtatattgttgtaataaatatatatagctcgCGCTCTACATGGATAACCTAGATAGTGAGGAATACACTCGGTACGCAATTGTGTATCCAGCTACAAACAGGAAAAATTTATGTGCAGGCAGTATTTTTCATTCAATTGAATTGCCAAAAAATATCTATCCGTCATGAGGCTGCCAAATATCGGGTGTACGCGGATGGAGCTCAAAACCCATGGCAGCCCTATATTGCTAAACAATCTCTCTATGTTATAGCGAGTGACGGCCTGCTACGTAGCTGATGGTCTGTGGTGATGAGATTGCCATAGATCACATGTAGCACACTGAGCATTCTtgaaatagaaataaagTTAAGGAAAGAGGAATTTTTCTACTTTATGGAATCTTGTCCTCTGTCAAATTGTGCTGCTGTACACTTTGCACTCCGTTCCGTAACTTTTTCGTCGATGATAACAGTCTGTGGGTTCCACTTTTACGGCGCAGCTTTCGGGTTTTGTAGCTAAGCCAGGCGTAAATGTCGAAAACGCCCGAACAATCGGAACAATCTAGGAACCCGTAATTGCAAAAATTTTATggaggagaagggaaaaTCACCGAGAATAGGGGCTGCTGAACAAGGGGAAACTGTTGCACTCGTTTTATCATGAGAGTTTGGTAGTTATAGGAGGGTACCGACCTAGGCAGGATTTATGGCGTTCTCGCAACTGTGGTAGAAAGTCAGTGATAGTGCTGCGATTCCTTCCCAACTTGAGTAAAATTGATATATGAAGGCATATTGTGCTCATATTTACTTCAAACAAATCAACAAGCTTATATGTTTGGAATCTTCTGAGTGACGTCACTTCATCGTTATGACACATCACCGGCTAGCCCGAGTCAGCACTCCTTGAAGCTTCTCTTTATAACGAGCTCCTTTGCATCAGCAACTTGGAAGATACCTTTTTTTGTACAGATAAATCCCAAAATGATAGCTCGGGGCTGTATACGCCGAAACGCTAGTCAATTCACTTCGACAGATCCAACAAAAGTCTTCAAAGCCCTGACGTCTTTTCACCCAGGTCATAGATCCTATAGTATTGAGCTAAAGGCGAAGAAAGGTAACATATTTCAAGTTTATGAGCATTTGCTGTTTTAATAACCTTAGTCGTAACAGCTTCGTTCAAAGAAAATCGCTCGCTAACACAAACTCCTTGACAGACACCAAAAGAAAGCGCGTTGTGATTCTGGGCTCTGGATGGGCTGGATATAGCTTTGCGCGCACTCTCGACCCATCAAAGTACGAACGAGTGGTCATCTCACCTCGCAGTTACTTTGTTTTCACACCGCTACTGGCTTCAACATCAGTTGGCACCCTTGAATTCCGAGCCATCTTAGAGCCCGTCCGCCGTGCGCCAGGTGGCTTGCGCTTCTATCAAGGCTGGGCCGACGATGTCGATTTTTCTCGGAAGGTTATCCGTGTTGAGGCCAATGCCATTGACAAGCTCCAGCACGACTTATCACCAATATCGGCATCTACAGCCGCGAGTGAGGTAGCGACAGAAACCCGGCCACCCAAGGGAGAAGTTTTCGATGTAGAGTACGATAAACTTGTTATTGCTGTTGGTGCTTACAGCCAGACATTTGGCATAGCAGGTGTGCGAGAACACGCGCATTTTCTGCGAGATATTGGCGATGCACGACGCATCCGGTTGCGAGTGCTCTCCCTATTCGAGCAGTGCTCGTATCCCGCTTCCCCAGGCggcaaagatggcaagaCAGCGGGAAGTCCTCTCAccgaagaggaaaagagatcACTCCTTCACTTCGTCATTGTTGGCGGTGGACCGACAGGAATTGAGTTTGCAGCGGAACTGCACGACCTGATTCACGAAGATTTGAAGACAATTTACCCAGAATTGATGCCACTTGTGCGTATTACCGTTTACGATGTTGCGCCCAAAGTACTGCCCATGTTTGATAAAGCACTGGCGCAGTATGCAATGGAAGTATTTGCACGGCAGGGCATTCAGGTCCGTACTGAGCACCACCTTGAGGGAATAAGGGTAGCCGACGGAACCCTCGGAAGCGCACACGGTGGCCTGAGTATCAAGATTAAAGAATACGGTGATAAAGAGATTGAAGCTGGTTTGGTTGTCTGGAGCACGGGGCTGATGCAGAACCCGTTTGTGGAACAAATGGTCAACAAACAGTTTGCAACTGTCAACGAGGCAGAGGCTCCAAGAAATAACCTCTTGAAAGACCCCAGAACGGGTGGCATTGTCACAGATGGCTACCTACGTGCCCGTATAACTGATAATAAGATTAGTGAATCCAACGAAGCCGCCGTGTCTGCGGCAGCACCAGTCTTGCCAGATGTGTTTGTGATTGGCGATTGCGCGGTAGTGGAAGGTAATGAATCGTTACCCAAAACAGCTCAAGTTGCCTCTCAGCAAGCAGCGCATCTAGCGAGGCAGCTCAACAAAATCACTGACAACTCCATTGATGTCGAGAGTGCTTGGAAGCCATTCAAATTCCGCAACTGGGGCACGTTGACATACCTTGGAGGTTGGAAGGCGATACATCAAAGCTCTGCCGATACATTACGTGGTTGGGTAGCGTGGATAGTATGGCGAGGAGCATATCTGACAAGGAGTATGAGCGTGCGTAATAAGCTTATGGTGCCTGTGTATTGGTTTGTATCTTGGGTATTTGGGCGAGACATATCACGGTTCTGAGAGGATAGGAAAAGGTTTTACttgtattataaaaaaatagctcGTACGCTGAACGTTAACCACACCACTTTGCTTAATAAACAAGGGAAAAATTTCCAATAAACCGCTAATACATGTTCAAATAGTCGTTGATCTCCGTACTCAATTTCTGTGCACGTACTGCATAACTCAAGACAGTAACAGTTCCGCGATGCAGGCAATATTTAGCTAGAAAAGGGTTTAGGTTGGAGGAATGAAGCATAGGTTCACGACTAAGCCAATTTTTATCGCAAGTCATTCTGTTATTTCGTTTTTGGTAAGTTTCATCATGATGTTTTGGTTGATTCATACGCAAATTTTAAACGGCTGTGCGTAGCTTTCCTTTTTAACGATAACATGCATATTCACGCGACCCATGGAATATTGTTCAGGATTTAAATGATAGCTCATTAAAGCTATGATCTACGTGTTCCATGCAATTTATGttcgagctgcagctgaaTCGGTTGCATAGACCTTTAAGCTGCTTACACTTGTAGGGTTGCTCTCGGAATAAACAAGATCTGGGCATTGTCTGCAGGTTGTGGACGGCGTTAATCTAGCTTAGCTGGTTACCACTGATCGTAAGGAAACAGATCCGGAGAAGGTTATGCATCTCTTGCATGCAATGATACCCTTTGGATAGGCGACCCTGTCAGAATTAGCTGATTAGACAGTAACCATGCCCAACGCTCGCAACAGACTTATCGTGCTGCCTGAACAGCAGTGGATATGTCGGGCATATCGGAATCACATAGCCCGAGATAAGGCCAAGGACCTAGGTACTCCAGTCAATTGCCGTGGACGTTCGCTTCCGGTGCACATGACGATCTCTGCGTCACCGGCTATTATCATCCCTGCATACGTGTATCTTTTCTCCTTAGCCTCTCCCCCACACTACGCTATGCCGAAGAGGCAAGATTGGCAGATTGACAAACATGCTGTTCGCGCAGCGTTTTGCAAGTTATGTGCATATGTTTATCGTGTTACgtatgtattatataaaataaacgaGGTAAACTTATGAGGCACGCTCCTATGTTATTCTTATCCCGCGATTAGTCTGCTCAAGTGCCTGATATCTTTGGATCGGATGATATGCAATGCACGGATCGTAGCACGCAACAGCATCCTGGATGTCTTATCTTTCGCAGAAAGTCAATCGCCTTCTACATAGGTCCTGTGGATACAGGGGTCTATCTGTGAGGAGAGAGCGGGGTTTGGTATCGGAGTAAGACTTGATGTAACCACATATTATTTAAGAGGTAGGATTGATCAACAAGTTCCAACGAACTTCACTTTTCTCAAATTCGGATTTGCGTAGTGGGGGTTCATCCTACTTTGTAgtttcattttcatctttaatatagtattcaAATGGCTGGCGACACGACAGAAAAGACTGACAAGGTCGACCACGAGCCCCCTCGCTCTACGAGCGTCGTTGAGAAGGGAGAAATTGTCGAAAttgatgctgatgaggcTCTCAACGCCGTTGCCGGCCTGGATGCCGCCACTCTACAGCTTGACGAGGAGGCAGAGCGACGTTTGTTGCGCAAAATCGATATGAATCTTATGCCCGTAAGTTATGATACTTGTTTGCGTATTGTCAGTAGGCTAATTATCAACTCTTAGCTAATGTGCATTATTTACGGCCTCAATTACCTTGATAGTGAGAACCACGATGCCACTAAACTTGAATATTATGACAGCATCTAACATTAGATCTATAGAAACGACGTTATCATACGCTAGTATCATGGGCTTGAAAACTGATCTCAAACTTGTTGGCGACAACTACCAGTGGCTATCAAGCTTATTCTATTTCGGTAAACACTTTCCTTTTTGCATCCTCTGAAGATTCTTAGCTGATGCTATGAAAAGGATATCTTGGCTGGGAGTTTCCCACAAATCGACTCTTACAACGTCTGCCCCTCGCGAAATATTCCGCATTCAACATCATCATGTGGGGACTCGTACTTGCTTTATTTGCCACCACTGAGAACTTCGGAGGAGCTGTAGTTATTCGCCTCTTTCTGGGAGTCTTTGAGGCGGCTGTTACTCCTGGATTCACCTTATTTGTATCACAGGTATGACTTGGTTCCCTGGTGCTCAGCCAGAGTGAAGATGGATGCTAATGCGTTATTGTAGTGGTATACGAAAAAGGAGCAAGGGTTTAGAACCAGCATCTGGTTCAGTTTCAATGGCTTTGTATGGCAGCTGATTACCaaccctctttctctttccttgtACTAACGTTTCTGGAGGCTCAAATTTTTGGCGGCTTGGTAGCATATGGCTTCGCTCGCGGTGCATCTATCCACGGATTTTCGATTGCGCCTTGGAAAGCAATTTTCATTTTTACTGGGGTATTAACAAGCACTATGGgaataatatttctttttgtcaTGCCTGACAATCAGCTGAACGCGAGATTCCTCACGAAAGAAGAGCGTGTGTTAGCTGTGCACCGAATCAAAGTCAACGAACAGGGTATCGGAAACAAGCACTTTAAATGGTACCAGGTGAAGGAAGCTTTAACAGATCCTATCGTCTGGGGCTTTGTTTTGTATGCGCTGCTTTCTGATATTCCCAATGGCGGAATCTCAAACTTCTTCAGTCAACTCATTGTCTCATTTGGCTATACTCCCGAACAGAGCTTACTCTATGGAACTCCCGGTGGAGCAGTCGAAGTCGTCACCTTGCTTCTTTGCGGATTTCTAGGAGACAGACTTGGGAGCCGGCTTTTAGTATCTATGGTCGCCCTCATACTGTCCATGGTCGGCATGATCATGATTGTTGCTATTCCTTTAGATAAACCTGCTGGCAGACTAGCTGGTTACTATCTCACACAAGTAAATGAGCAGCGAAGACGGAGATGGAAGTGAACATTGAGCTAACATCAATCAGGCAGACGCTGCTCCCTTCGTTGCAATTTTATCCTTGATTTCTACAAACGTCGCTGGTAAGAATTATGAACATGACCTCTCTTTCATTCACGCACTAATGCGTCGATAGGATGGACCAAGAAGACAACGGTAGCAGCAATGTATTTGGTAGCCTACTGCGTTGGGAATATTATTGGTATGTACTGTGATACTCGTAGCATTGACATCACTTTGCTGACTCTTATGCAGGACCCCAGACTTTTCGACCGAAAGATGCTCCCGAGTACCGACCAGGGGAAATTACCATCTTGGTTTGTTGGGCACTATGTCTCGTAGACCTTGTCTTTATCTGGTCATATTACCGCCGACAAAATGCCAAGAAGCGCCTCGTTCGGGCAGATCCGTCCTACACCAAAATTGAGAATCAAGAATTTCTGGATTTGACGGATAGGGAGAATGCAGAATTTAGCTATTCATTATAGAGGCATTGTATCTGAGCTTGGCAAGTGCAGTTTACCAACTGCGCCGAGTTACGCGATAATGAGGAGGGCCTACATGAACAGTTTAAACGCTTAGAGTTATTTAACATGACCAATTAAATTCTGCTTTGAGAGCCCGCTGACAGCGTCCATTTTCTACATTTTTATAGGCTCAGGAGGCAGCAAAAATGCGCTAAAAGCTTATTGTTTGTCGCCTTTGGCCCAATTTGGATTATTACTTGTCTGTTTTCTTACTGATGCCCAAACAGTATTCGCATTATCCTAACTGGTTGCGACACTATTATGCACATTCGGTTTATCATGAGAAATGGGAGGCATTCAACCCTGCTAGAGTCGCCCAGCTAAGGTGAACCACGGAGTCCTCGATCCTAGCAACCTTGATTAGCGACTAACGCGagttttggaaaaaaaaaacatgcgAGTAAATCATCGGATTCTGGGTATTGTTCTTTGGAGTTTTCATAGGCCAAGCTTACCGATCGGATCGGCCTTGGCCTGTAACACACATTAATTCCGTAAGGCGTGCGGTGAGAAGGATGAGGTGAGCAGCCACACCAAAGTGGCTCCTCCATGTGCCCATGATTGGAAGACCaaaatatatgtatatgtatataagcTGTTCTTAAACGTCTTTCTCAAAAGTAAATGCCtcaaatatataataatagattcCAAGTCTCATCTCAGGCATAGACAATTTTACATCCTAATTTCGAAAATTCGACTATAGAATGGCTTCTATTATAGCTGGCGTTGAGTTCCATACTGATCCTCCACCGggagcttcttcagccccaAAGATCGAGCAGGATGCTCCGGCTCTCCTGGGATTACATTGCGAGGCTCCTAATCTCCACATCTATACAGCTTCTTCTATCAATTATGAAGCATTGAACCGAATCAATGACAGGTCTATCACAACTCTGCCTGTAGCTACCG
It encodes:
- a CDS encoding uncharacterized protein (TransMembrane:10 (i62-79o130-150i162-182o194-214i226-249o333-354i361-380o400-417i424-443o455-475i)~antiSMASH:Cluster_2.5~SMCOG1106:major facilitator transporter), producing the protein MAGDTTEKTDKVDHEPPRSTSVVEKGEIVEIDADEALNAVAGLDAATLQLDEEAERRLLRKIDMNLMPLMCIIYGLNYLDKTTLSYASIMGLKTDLKLVGDNYQWLSSLFYFGYLGWEFPTNRLLQRLPLAKYSAFNIIMWGLVLALFATTENFGGAVVIRLFLGVFEAAVTPGFTLFVSQWYTKKEQGFRTSIWFSFNGFAQIFGGLVAYGFARGASIHGFSIAPWKAIFIFTGVLTSTMGIIFLFVMPDNQLNARFLTKEERVLAVHRIKVNEQGIGNKHFKWYQVKEALTDPIVWGFVLYALLSDIPNGGISNFFSQLIVSFGYTPEQSLLYGTPGGAVEVVTLLLCGFLGDRLGSRLLVSMVALILSMVGMIMIVAIPLDKPAGRLAGYYLTQADAAPFVAILSLISTNVAGWTKKTTVAAMYLVAYCVGNIIGPQTFRPKDAPEYRPGEITILVCWALCLVDLVFIWSYYRRQNAKKRLVRADPSYTKIENQEFLDLTDRENAEFSYSL
- a CDS encoding putative secondary metabolism biosynthetic enzyme (EggNog:ENOG41~antiSMASH:Cluster_2.5~SMCOG1028:crotonyl-CoA reductase / alcohol dehydrogenase), with translation MYKMKHVASSIRRPLSILTSLTKPSNSPFHPRTYSIPANSIIMGAPQTSKAIIKVAPGKGVIQEGPTPKVRDGHVIVKTKAVSINPTDWKGLYSEKEETIGTKIGCDFAGEVVEVGAGVTNFKVGDRIAGLSPGANILQKEDGSYGEYLLTQADVQFHNPLSDEEGATLGVSVFTVGQGLYQNLKLQLPTNPITTGTPILIYGGSTASGLWGIQYAKLSGYKVITTASPRNFDYLKSLGADAVFDYNSPTVVGDIIAAAGGELALVWDCISEASSVKISAAAISPKGGKLGLLLPPNIDDIHAINPNIEAGVTMAYSVFGNPFQRGISSEGKPEDNGFAKKFRDISEKLLSEGKLKAPKIELNRGGSGLEGVLVGLEELRQGKVSAAKLIYTI
- a CDS encoding uncharacterized protein (antiSMASH:Cluster_2.5), giving the protein MIARGCIRRNASQFTSTDPTKVFKALTSFHPGHRSYSIELKAKKDTKRKRVVILGSGWAGYSFARTLDPSKYERVVISPRSYFVFTPLLASTSVGTLEFRAILEPVRRAPGGLRFYQGWADDVDFSRKVIRVEANAIDKLQHDLSPISASTAASEVATETRPPKGEVFDVEYDKLVIAVGAYSQTFGIAGVREHAHFLRDIGDARRIRLRVLSLFEQCSYPASPGGKDGKTAGSPLTEEEKRSLLHFVIVGGGPTGIEFAAELHDLIHEDLKTIYPELMPLVRITVYDVAPKVLPMFDKALAQYAMEVFARQGIQVRTEHHLEGIRVADGTLGSAHGGLSIKIKEYGDKEIEAGLVVWSTGLMQNPFVEQMVNKQFATVNEAEAPRNNLLKDPRTGGIVTDGYLRARITDNKISESNEAAVSAAAPVLPDVFVIGDCAVVEGNESLPKTAQVASQQAAHLARQLNKITDNSIDVESAWKPFKFRNWGTLTYLGGWKAIHQSSADTLRGWVAWIVWRGAYLTRSMSVRNKLMVPVYWFVSWVFGRDISRF